The Streptomyces sp. A2-16 sequence TGGGACGGGGCGCCCTCCTGGACGACCTCGCCGTGTTCGACGACCACGAGACGGTCGGCGAGGACCATGGCGTCCAGCGGGTCGTGCGTGACGAGTACGGCGACGGCCTCGAACTCTGCCAGGTGGCGCCGGAGTTGGGCCCGCACCTCCAGGCGGGTACGGGCGTCCAGGGCGGCCAGGGGCTCGTCGAGGAGCAGCAGCCGGGGGTGGGTCGCCAACGCCCTTGCCAGGGCTACGCGTTGGGCCTGTCCACCCGACAACTTGCGGGGCTTGGCGCCCGCGTGGGCCGCTAGCCCCATCCGGTCCAGCCACTCGGCGGCCCGCGCGCGGGCCGCCGCCTTGGTGGCGCCCTGGCAGCGCGGGCCGAAGGCGACGTTGTCGAGGGCGGTGAGGTGCGGGAACAGCAGGTAGTCCTGGAAGACGACACCGACGGGACGGGATTCCGGGGCCGTACGCTCCAACGCGGTGCCGTCCAGGCGCAGATGACCGTCGGTGAGGGGGGTCAGGCCGGCGAGAGCGCGCAGTGCGGTGGTCTTGCCGGCACCGTTCGGACCGAGGAGGGCGACGACCTCTCCGGGGGCGACGGTGAGCGACACGTCGAGTCGGAAGGCACCGCGGTCCACGACGAGACGGGCGTCAAGGCCCTCGACGGCGACGGCGGACCGGGGGCGGGTGCCGGGGGTGGCGGCTCGGGTCTTCTCACTCATCGCACGGCCTCCGGTCGCCGTCGGGGGGACAGCCGTCGGCTGCCGCCGTGGGCTGGGACGGGCTTCGGTGTGGGCCGGTCGGTGCCTGTCGCGGTGGGTGGGTTGCCAGGTGGTCGGGAGACGTCGCCCAGGCTCGTTCTGCTGTCGCTGTCGGGAGCGGCCCCGTCGTCACCCGCCTGAGCCGTCGCGTAGTGACTCGCCCTTGCTGTTCCGTGGTGACTCGCCCTTGCCGTCGCGTGGTGACTCGCCCTTGCTCTTCCGTGGTGACTCGCCCTTGCCGTCCCGCGGTCACCCGCCCTCGCCGTCCCGTAGGCGTCGGCCGGGCTGGTCCTGCCGTCATCCGTCCGAGCGGTCCCGCAGTCATCCGCCCTTGCCCTCCTGGAGCCACCCGCCCGCGCTGTCCCGTCGTCTCCGGCCAGGCGGCCTCGGCAGTCGCTGCCCCGAGCCGTCCCGCAGTCATCCACCCGGCGCCTACGGCGGTCAGTGGCCTGACGTGGCCGGCGGCTCGCGTCGGTGTCGTCCGCCCTGCTCTCGCCGCCCCGAGCGGCCATGCGGTCCTCGGCCGCAGCGGACCCGCTCTCCTCGGCCGCGGAACCGCCCTCCTCGGCCCCCGGAGTCCATCCCGCACCAGCCCTCACCCCGCCGTCATCCAGCGGTCGCGCAACCCCGCCAGCACCGCCACGGACACGGCCAGCAGGACCAGGCTGAGGGCGATGGCCGCTTCCGGGTCGCTCTGGAGGGCGAGGTAGACGGCGAGCGGCATGGTCTGGGTGCGGCCGGGGAAGTTGCCGGCGAAAGTGATCGTCGCGCCGAACTCGCCGAGCGCCCGCGCCCAGGCAAGGACGGCGCCCGCCGCGATGCCCGGTGCGATCAGCGGCAGCGTGACCCGGCGGAACGCGGTGAAGCGGGAGGCCCCCAGGGTCGTCGCCGCCTCCTCGTAGCGCGGGTCGGCGGCCCGCAGGGTGCCCTCCACGCTGATGACGAGGAACGGCATCGCGACGAACGCCTCGGCGACCACGACCCCGGCCGTGGTGAACGGGAGCGTGATCCCGAACCAGGCGTCGAGCCACTTGCCGACGATCCCGTTGCGCCCGAGCGCCATGAGCAGCGCGACTCCGCCGACGACCGGGGGGAGGACCAGCGGCAGGGTGACCAGGGCACGAACCAGCCCGCGGCCGCGGAACTCGACGCGGGCCAGCAGCCAGGCCAGCGGAACCCCGACGACCAGGCTCACCGCGGTCGCGGCCGTGGCGCAGACCAGGGACAGCTGAAGCGCCTGCCACACATCGGCGCTGGTCAGCTGCTCGGGCATGCTCCGCCAGGGCGCCCGTACGAGAAGTGCCACCAGCGGCACGGTCAGGAACGCCAGACCGAGCAGCGCGGGCACCAGCAGCGGCAGCGGCACACCACGGCCGCCGCCCCCACCCGTTCGGACGCGACGGCGCCACGGCCCGCCCCGGAGGGTCTCGGTCGCGGCATCGGCCCTGCCCGGGGAGGGAACGGTCACGGCTTGAGGAACCCCGCCCCGGTCAGCACCTTCTGGCCCTCGGCGGACCGCACCAGCGCGATGAACGCCTTGGCGGTGCCGGTGTTCCGCGCGTTCTTGAGCAGGGTGATCGGGTAGTCGTTGACGGCGTCGGCGGACTCGGGGAACTCCACGCCCTCCACCTTGTCACCCGCGGCGTGCACATCGGTCTTGTAGACGACGGCCGCGTCGGCCTCCTTCAGCTCGACCTTCGTCAGCGCGGCCTTGACGTCCTGCTCGTAGGAGACCGGCGTCAGCTTCAGTCCGCTGGTGTCGAGGGCCTTCTGGGCGGCGGCGCCGCAGGGCACCTGCTTGTCGCACAGGACGACCTTCAGGTCCGAGCCGGTCAGGTCCTTCAGGGACGCGATCCTGTGCGGGTTGCCGGGCAGGGTGGCGATCTCCAGCTGGTTGCGCACGAAGGTCGCGGGCGTACCGGAGGCGTCCCCGGCATCCGTGACGATCTTCATCGTCTTGGGGCTGGCCGAGGCGAACACGTCCGCCGGGGCCCCGCCGGTGATGCTCGCGGCCAGCGAGTCGCTGCCGCCGAAGCTGAAGGTGATCTTCGTGTCGGGGTGGGCCTGCTCGAACTGCTTGCCCAGCGTCGTGAAGCTCTCCTTGAGCGAGGCCGCGGCGAAGACGGTCACCGTTCCGGAGAGCTTGCCGGACGCCGAGGAACCCGAGGTCGTGGACGAGGAGTCCGAGCCGGACGACGAGCAGGCACTGAGGGCCAGCAGCGCGACGGCGCCGACCCCGGCCACCTGCAGGCTCCGGCGGTTCCGACGCGCGGTACGGGTCATCACGGGTCCACTCCCTCTGGGTCCTGACGGACACGAATCGCTTGCGGCCCGGACGGACCCCATCCCGATGATAATGACGCAGATGCGAGGTGAAAATCTCTTGTGGCACCGCATGAGCCGGATCTGTGATCTATCAGGTTGGCATGTGCGTTTGTACGGCCGACGGGGTCGGGTCCGGCATCCGCTAGCCGGGCAGCCGCTGACCGCCCACTCACCCGCCGCCCACTCACCCACCGAATTGCGTTGCCGGGGATGATCCGGGTGATTACGTTCGGGCCCATGGCGGATGACGAACCCACGCGCGCGGCACAGTTGTTGGACGCCCAGGCGAAGGCCGCCCGGCTCTTCGCGGAGATCGAGGCGCGCGGGCTGGTGGCGCCGGGCGAGGGGGAGCGGGCGGTCAGCGACCGGATCCGGGACCTGGCGAACGAACTGTTCGGCACCACCCGGCACTGGCACAAACGGATCGTGCGCTCCGGGCCCAACACGCTCATGCCGTATCGGGAGAACCCGCCGGACCGGGTGATCGGCGCGGACGACATCGTCTTTGCGGACTTCGGCCCGATCTTCGAGGAGTACGAGGCGGACTTCGGCCGGACCTTCGTCCTCGGCGACGACCCGGTCAAGCACCGCCTCCACGACGACCTGCCGAAGATCTTCGCCGCGGGCCGGAGCCGCTTCGAGGCCGACCCGGACATCACCGGCGCGCAGCTGTACGCCGAGGTCGAGCGGCTGGCCGCCGAGTCCGGCTGGGCACTGGGCGGGTGGCACGCCGGTCACCTGGTGGGGGAGTTCCCGCACGAGTGGATCGACGGCGCCGACGTGGAGTCGTACATCACCCCCGCCAACGACACCCCCCTGCGCCGCACCGACAAGGCCGGACGCCGTTGCCACTGGATCCTGGAGATCCATCTCATCGACACCGAGAGGGAGTTCGGCGGCTTCCACGAGGAACTGCTCACCCTCTGAACCTCGGTACGCAGGGCGGCCGCGGTCAGGCGCGGTCGATGTGCACGTTCGTCGACTTCACCCGGGCGATGGCCTCCACGCCGACCTCGAGGCCCAGTTCCTCCACGGCCTCCCGCGTCAGCAGTGACACCAGGCGATGCGGGCCCGCCTGGATCTCCACCTGGGCCGCGACGTCCCCGAGCTTCACGGCGGTGACGATGCCGGGGAAGGCGTTGCGGACGGAGGTGTGGGAGATGTCCTCCTCGCCGCCGTCGCCCTTGGCCAGCTCCACGGAGAAGGCGGCAAGATCCTTCCCGTCGATCAGGCGCCGCCCGCCCTCGTCCCGGTGCGTGGGAACGCGCCCGGCGTCCGCCCAGCGCCGCGCGGTGTCCGGACTCACCCCGAGCAGACGCGCCGCCTGGCCGATCGTGTAGGACTGCATAGGCGCCAAGATAGGCGATCCATGACGGCGGGACGCGCGTCGGGCCGCGCAGGGGCGGCCCGCAAAACCGACAAGGCCGCGCCGCGTCGCCTCAGCGCATGCCTGCCGCATCGAGCAGCGCGGTGACTGTGGGCGCGATGAGCCCGGCCATGCTGTCCGCCCCGATGCCCGCCCGGGCACTGGCGCCGTCGAAGACCAGGCTGAGCTGCCGGGCCAGCAGGCCGGGGTCGCTCGCGCCGCCCTGCTCGGCCTCGGCGTGGAAGAAGGCCGTCAGGTCGGCCTTGATCCGGTGGGCCACCTGGCTCGCGGGGTGGTCCTGGTCCTTGAGCTCGATCTGTACGGCCAGGTAGGGGCAGCCCCGGAACTCGGGCTCGGCCGACTGCGACTCCACCTGCGCGAAGACGTACAGGACTCGCTCGCGGGGTGACCTGCCGTCGTCCGCCGCGGGCAGGAGGGCCGCCACGTAGGCGGCGGCCCGCTCCGTCAGGCTCGCGGCCAGCAGCTCGTCCTTGCTCTCGAACAGCTGGTACATCGAGCGCTTCGACACACCCGCCGCCTTGCACAGCGCCTCGACGCCGATGCCGACACCGTCGCGGTAGGTGAGCGTGGCCGCTGCCTTCAGCAGCCGCTCTCTCGGGCTTGGCTTCACTGCGGTGGTCATGCTGTGAGGGTAACGCGAACAGGACAAAATGAAAACCGATCGGTTTTCAAGGCGGGCCGGTAAAGCGGAACGGGACGGCAGGGGACGGGAACCGAAGCGGACAACTGCCCGGCACGAAGGACCGGCACGAAGGAGACGCACCGTACAGTCGTCCGCTCGGCACCGTCGGCCACAGGGCGACGATCCCGGACCGTACCGTCGCGTCAGATGTCCCGGAAGATCTCGATCTGCGCCCCGATCGAGTTGAGCCGCTCGGCCAGGTCCTCGTAACCCCGGTTGATGACATAGACGTTGCGCAGGACCGACGTGCCGTCGGCCGCCATCATCGCCAGGAGGACGACCACCGCGGGGCGCAGGGCGGGCGGGCACATCATCTCGGCGGCGCGCCAGCGGGTCGGGCCCTCCACCAGCACCCGGTGCGGGTCGAGGAGTTGGAGGCGTCCGCCGAGGCGGTTCAGATCCGTCAGATAGATCGCGCGGTTGTCGTAGACCCAGTCGTGGATGAGGGTCTGGCCCTGTGCGACCGCCGCGATCGCCGCGAAGAACGGGACGTTGTCGATGTTGAGGCCGGGGAACGGCATCGGGTGGATCTTGTCGATCGGCGCCTCCAGCTTGGAGGGGCGGACCGTGAGGTCGACCAGGCGGGTGCGGCCGTTGTCGGCGAAGTACTCCGGCGTGCGGTCGTGGTCGAGCCCCATCTCCTCCAGGACCGCGAGCTCGATCTCCAGGAACTCGATCGGCACCCGGCGCACCGTGAGTTCCGACTCGGTCACCACGGCCGCGGCCAGCAGGCTCATCGCCTCGACCGGGTCCTCCGAGGGGGAGTAGTCGACGTCCACGTCGATGTTCGGCACGCCGTGCACGGTGAGGGTGGTGGTGCCGATGCCCTCGACCCGGACCCCGAGCGCCTCCAGGAAGAAGCACAGGTCCTGGACCATGTAGTTGGAGGAGGCGTTGCGGATGACGGTGACGCCGTCGTGGCGGGCGGCCGCGAGCAGCGCGTTCTCCGTCACGGTGTCGCCGCGCTCGGTCAGCACGATCGGACGGTCGGGGCGGACCGCGCGGTCGACCCGGGCGTGGTACTGACCCTCGGTCGCCGCGACGTCCAGGCCGAACCGGCGCAGCGCGATCATGTGCGGCTCGATGGTCCGGGTGCCGAGATCGCAGCCGCCGGCGTACGGCAGTTTGAAGCCGTCCATGCGGTGCAGCAGCGGGCCGAGGAACATGATGATCGAGCGCGTGCGGACGGCCGCCTCGGCATCGATGGCGTCCATGTCCAGCTCGGCCGGCGGCACCAGCTCCAGGTCGACACCGCCGTTGATCCACCGGGTGCGCACCCCGATGGAGCTCAGCACCTCCAGCAGGCGGTAGACCTCCTCGATGCGGGCGACCCTGCGCAGCACCGTCCGCCCCTTGTTGAGGAGCGAGGCGCAGAGCAGGGCCACGCACGCGTTCTTGCTCGTCTTGACGTCGATGGCGCCGGACAGCCGACGGCCTCCGACCACCCGCAGATGCATCGGGCCCGCGTAGCCCAGAGAGACGATCTCGCTGTCCAGTGCCTCGCCGATACGGGCGATCATCTCAAGGCTGATGTTCTGGTTGCCGCGCTCGATGCGATTGACGGCGCTCTGGCTGGTGCCGAGCGCCTCGGCGAGCTGCGACTGTGTCCAGCCACGGTGCTGTCGGGCGTCACGGATGAGCTTGCCGATACGTACGAGGTAGTCGTCTGCCATGAGCTTGAGGCTATCTCAGATATGAGATGGCGCATTCCGAGGGGTCCGCTCGGGTGAGAGGCCCCCGTTGACCTGAGGGAACGTCAGTGACGCTTGGCGGTACGGGTCCGACGCCATCCGAAAGGTCCGGGCAAATCCATCGATGTCGTACGACGTCCCGTGCTGCTGTGGGTGTGCTTCGGTCCGTGGCTTCCGCCACCGGTCGTGATGGACCAGGAGTGCCGGTTGATGTTCAGCCGCACTCCGGGAAGGATCCGGAAACTCTTGCGGAAAGTGAGCGCCATGGGGGCCTCCCTCGTAGGTCGGTCGCGTGCTTTCGACCTCGTTCGAATACCCCGGCTCGGCGAAGTGATGGGTGCGGGGTTCGTATCACCCCGTCGTCATGGGCGAGTTGGGGATGTCCGACGGGGATCGCGCCGCGGAAGGCGGGGGGCGCGGTTCCCGGACCTGGGCCTGGGCGTGGACGCTCGCGGGGAATTCCGTGGAAGCGCCGCACATCACAGCGAGGCCGGGCATGACCATCCCGGCCTCATGTACTAGAGTTATCTCGACATCGAGATATCTGCCGAGGCGTACCGCAGTCGCACGCTTTCGCTGGGTCTGGCAGTAAGGCATACCTAACTTAGCCTTACCTTAGCGGATCGGCCAAGACGGCGTGGCGGCAGGATGCGGTGGTAAGCGCACAAAAATGAAGGAGACTGTCGTGTCGGCGAACAGCTTCGACGCCCGCGCCACGCTGAGCGTGGGCGACGAGTCGTACGAGATCTTCCGGCTGGACAAGGTGGAGGGCTCGGCCCGCCTGCCGTACAGCCTCAAGGTTCTGCTGGAGAACCTGCTCCGTACCGAGGACGGCGCGAACATCACCGCCGACCACATCCGCGCCCTCGGCAGCTGGGACTCCCAGGCCCAGCCGTCGCAGGAGATCCAGTTCACGCCCGCCCGCGTGATCATGCAGGACTTCACCGGCGTGCCCTGTGTCGTCGACCTCGCCACCATGCGTGAGGCCGTCAAGGAGCTCGGCGGCGACCCGGCGAAGGTCAACCCGCTCTCCCCGGCCGAGCTGGTCATCGACCACTCCGTCATCGCCGACAAGTTCGGCACCAACGAGGCCTTCGCGCAGAACGTCGAGCTGGAGTACGGCCGCAACCGCGAGCGCTACCAGTTCCTGCGCTGGGGCCAGACCGCGTTCGACGACTTCAAGGTCGTCCCGCCCGGCACCGGCATCGTCCACCAGGTCAACATCGAGCACCTGGCGCGCACGGTCATGGTCCGCAACGGCCAGGCCTACCCCGACACCCTCGTCGGCACCGACTCGCACACCACCATGGTCAACGGCCTCGGTGTGCTGGGCTGGGGCGTCGGCGGCATCGAGGCCGAGGCCGCGATGCTCGGCCAGCCGGTCTCCATGCTCATCCCGCGCGTCGTCGGCTTCAAGCTGACCGGTGAGCTCAAGCCCGGCACCACCGCCACCGACCTGGTGCTCACCATCACCGAGATGCTGCGCAAGCACGGCGTCGTCGGCAAGTTCGTCGAGTTCTACGGCGAGGGCGTCGCCGCCACCTCCCTCGCGAACCGCGCCACCATCGGCAACATGTCGCCGGAGTTCGGCTCGACCGCCGCGATCTTCCCGATCGACGACGAGACCATCAAGTACCTCAAGCTCACCGGCCGCTCCGAGCAGCAGCTCGCGCTCGTCGAGGCGTACGCCAAGGAGCAGGGCCTCTGGCTGGACCCGAAGGCCGAGCCGGACTTCTCGGAGAAGCTGGAGCTCGACCTCTCCACGGTCGTCCCCTCCATCGCCGGCCCGAAGCGCCCGCAGGACCGCATCGTCCTCGCGAACGCCGCCGAGCAGTTCAAGGTCGACGTGCGCAACTACGTCGACTCCGTGGACGAGGCGGGCCAGGAGTCCTTCCCGGCCTCCGACGCCCCGGCCGTCGCCCCGAACGGCGCCCCGTCCAACCCGGTCACCGTGACCGCCCCCGACGGTTCGACGTACGAGATCGACCACGGCGCGGTGACGGTCGCGGCCATCACCTCCTGCACCAACACCTCGAACCCGTACGTCATGGTCGCCGCCGCGCTCGTCGCGAAGAAGGCCGTGGAGAAGGGCCTGACCCGCAAGCCGTGGGTCAAGACCACCCTCGCCCCGGGCTCCAAGGTCGTCACCGACTACTTCGACAAGGCGGGCCTGACCCCCTACCTCGACAAGGTCGGCTTCAACCTCGTCGGCTACGGCTGCACCACCTGCATCGGCAACTCCGGCCCGCTGCCGGAGGAGGTCTCCCAGGCCGTCAACGACCACGACCTCGCGGTCACCTCGGTCCTCTCCGGCAACCGGAACTTCGAGGGCCGTATCAACCCCGACGTCAAGATGAACTACCTGGCCTCCCCGCCGCTGGTCGTCGCGTACGCCCTCGCCGGCTCCATGAAGGTGGACATCACCAAGGACGCGCTCGGTGTCGACCAGGACGGCAACGCCGTCTACCTGAAGGACATCTGGCCCTCCGAGGCCGAGGTCAACGACGTCGTGGCGAACGCCATCGGCGAGGACATGTTCAACAAGTCCTACTCCGACGTCTTCGCGGGCGACGCCCAGTGGCAGGCGCTGCCGATCCCGACCGGCAACACCTTCGAGTGGGACGCGGAGTCGACCTACGTCCGCAAGCCCCCGTACTTCGAGGGCATGACGATGGAGACCACCCCGGTCTCCGACATCACCGGCGCCCGCGTGCTCGCCAAGCTCGGCGACTCGGTGACGACCGACCACATCTCGCCCGCCGGCGCCATCAAGGCCGACACCCCGGCCGGCAAGTACCTCACCGAGCACGGTGTGGAGCGTCGTGACTTCAACTCCTACGGCTCGCG is a genomic window containing:
- a CDS encoding ABC transporter ATP-binding protein is translated as MSEKTRAATPGTRPRSAVAVEGLDARLVVDRGAFRLDVSLTVAPGEVVALLGPNGAGKTTALRALAGLTPLTDGHLRLDGTALERTAPESRPVGVVFQDYLLFPHLTALDNVAFGPRCQGATKAAARARAAEWLDRMGLAAHAGAKPRKLSGGQAQRVALARALATHPRLLLLDEPLAALDARTRLEVRAQLRRHLAEFEAVAVLVTHDPLDAMVLADRLVVVEHGEVVQEGAPSHIARHPRTDYIAQLVGLNLYRGEADGHTVRLDAGPALTTTEDLSGPVFVAFPPSAVTLYREPPAGSSARNHWRCEVAGLETHGDQIRADLTGELPLAADLTTVAAAELDLHPGAEVWAAVKAAQTHAYPV
- the modB gene encoding molybdate ABC transporter permease subunit gives rise to the protein MTVPSPGRADAATETLRGGPWRRRVRTGGGGGRGVPLPLLVPALLGLAFLTVPLVALLVRAPWRSMPEQLTSADVWQALQLSLVCATAATAVSLVVGVPLAWLLARVEFRGRGLVRALVTLPLVLPPVVGGVALLMALGRNGIVGKWLDAWFGITLPFTTAGVVVAEAFVAMPFLVISVEGTLRAADPRYEEAATTLGASRFTAFRRVTLPLIAPGIAAGAVLAWARALGEFGATITFAGNFPGRTQTMPLAVYLALQSDPEAAIALSLVLLAVSVAVLAGLRDRWMTAG
- the modA gene encoding molybdate ABC transporter substrate-binding protein, with translation MTRTARRNRRSLQVAGVGAVALLALSACSSSGSDSSSTTSGSSASGKLSGTVTVFAAASLKESFTTLGKQFEQAHPDTKITFSFGGSDSLAASITGGAPADVFASASPKTMKIVTDAGDASGTPATFVRNQLEIATLPGNPHRIASLKDLTGSDLKVVLCDKQVPCGAAAQKALDTSGLKLTPVSYEQDVKAALTKVELKEADAAVVYKTDVHAAGDKVEGVEFPESADAVNDYPITLLKNARNTGTAKAFIALVRSAEGQKVLTGAGFLKP
- a CDS encoding M24 family metallopeptidase, which encodes MADDEPTRAAQLLDAQAKAARLFAEIEARGLVAPGEGERAVSDRIRDLANELFGTTRHWHKRIVRSGPNTLMPYRENPPDRVIGADDIVFADFGPIFEEYEADFGRTFVLGDDPVKHRLHDDLPKIFAAGRSRFEADPDITGAQLYAEVERLAAESGWALGGWHAGHLVGEFPHEWIDGADVESYITPANDTPLRRTDKAGRRCHWILEIHLIDTEREFGGFHEELLTL
- a CDS encoding helix-turn-helix transcriptional regulator encodes the protein MQSYTIGQAARLLGVSPDTARRWADAGRVPTHRDEGGRRLIDGKDLAAFSVELAKGDGGEEDISHTSVRNAFPGIVTAVKLGDVAAQVEIQAGPHRLVSLLTREAVEELGLEVGVEAIARVKSTNVHIDRA
- a CDS encoding TetR/AcrR family transcriptional regulator; amino-acid sequence: MTTAVKPSPRERLLKAAATLTYRDGVGIGVEALCKAAGVSKRSMYQLFESKDELLAASLTERAAAYVAALLPAADDGRSPRERVLYVFAQVESQSAEPEFRGCPYLAVQIELKDQDHPASQVAHRIKADLTAFFHAEAEQGGASDPGLLARQLSLVFDGASARAGIGADSMAGLIAPTVTALLDAAGMR
- a CDS encoding UDP-N-acetylglucosamine 1-carboxyvinyltransferase → MADDYLVRIGKLIRDARQHRGWTQSQLAEALGTSQSAVNRIERGNQNISLEMIARIGEALDSEIVSLGYAGPMHLRVVGGRRLSGAIDVKTSKNACVALLCASLLNKGRTVLRRVARIEEVYRLLEVLSSIGVRTRWINGGVDLELVPPAELDMDAIDAEAAVRTRSIIMFLGPLLHRMDGFKLPYAGGCDLGTRTIEPHMIALRRFGLDVAATEGQYHARVDRAVRPDRPIVLTERGDTVTENALLAAARHDGVTVIRNASSNYMVQDLCFFLEALGVRVEGIGTTTLTVHGVPNIDVDVDYSPSEDPVEAMSLLAAAVVTESELTVRRVPIEFLEIELAVLEEMGLDHDRTPEYFADNGRTRLVDLTVRPSKLEAPIDKIHPMPFPGLNIDNVPFFAAIAAVAQGQTLIHDWVYDNRAIYLTDLNRLGGRLQLLDPHRVLVEGPTRWRAAEMMCPPALRPAVVVLLAMMAADGTSVLRNVYVINRGYEDLAERLNSIGAQIEIFRDI
- a CDS encoding DUF4236 domain-containing protein, encoding MALTFRKSFRILPGVRLNINRHSWSITTGGGSHGPKHTHSSTGRRTTSMDLPGPFGWRRTRTAKRH
- the acnA gene encoding aconitate hydratase AcnA codes for the protein MSANSFDARATLSVGDESYEIFRLDKVEGSARLPYSLKVLLENLLRTEDGANITADHIRALGSWDSQAQPSQEIQFTPARVIMQDFTGVPCVVDLATMREAVKELGGDPAKVNPLSPAELVIDHSVIADKFGTNEAFAQNVELEYGRNRERYQFLRWGQTAFDDFKVVPPGTGIVHQVNIEHLARTVMVRNGQAYPDTLVGTDSHTTMVNGLGVLGWGVGGIEAEAAMLGQPVSMLIPRVVGFKLTGELKPGTTATDLVLTITEMLRKHGVVGKFVEFYGEGVAATSLANRATIGNMSPEFGSTAAIFPIDDETIKYLKLTGRSEQQLALVEAYAKEQGLWLDPKAEPDFSEKLELDLSTVVPSIAGPKRPQDRIVLANAAEQFKVDVRNYVDSVDEAGQESFPASDAPAVAPNGAPSNPVTVTAPDGSTYEIDHGAVTVAAITSCTNTSNPYVMVAAALVAKKAVEKGLTRKPWVKTTLAPGSKVVTDYFDKAGLTPYLDKVGFNLVGYGCTTCIGNSGPLPEEVSQAVNDHDLAVTSVLSGNRNFEGRINPDVKMNYLASPPLVVAYALAGSMKVDITKDALGVDQDGNAVYLKDIWPSEAEVNDVVANAIGEDMFNKSYSDVFAGDAQWQALPIPTGNTFEWDAESTYVRKPPYFEGMTMETTPVSDITGARVLAKLGDSVTTDHISPAGAIKADTPAGKYLTEHGVERRDFNSYGSRRGNHEVMIRGTFANIRLRNQIAPGTEGGYTRDFTQDGGPVSFIYDASRNYIEQGIPLAILAGKEYGSGSSRDWAAKGTALLGVKAVIAESYERIHRSNLIGMGVLPLQFPEGQSAATLGLTGEETFSFTGVEELNNGTTPRTVKVTTDTGVEFDAVVRIDTPGEADYYRNGGIMQYVLRSLIRK